The Corynebacterium suranareeae genome window below encodes:
- a CDS encoding IS30 family transposase produces MTSREQPTTQEAVRRVADGQRVKDVALDLGIHPSTIYLALKRHGLPVDKTAPHRVLNPQTNRHIPKNTEHPTTTEAVARVKRGERVKNVAKELGIHPSTIYLALKRHNLPVGKNAPHRVLNPQTNRHIPNTTERPATTEAVTRVNRGERVVTVAKELGLHPSTIYTAIKRREEVTDTPTPPGKKGEGNHRCSDTPAPTTTTTQSRCTTTEVPDSSCCSNDSVSSRTADHVVADFSLVPDTRVKTGRGVRLSSTDRLVIAQGIKEGLSTRQIGTKLGRHHSVIAREINRGSTTYLDPDTQEIKQLVYNPQTAHYHAQQQARRPKERKLDRPGRLRDVVVEYLLRYFSPKRVEQRLLLDYPDDKSMHISHEAIYQSLYVQGRGSLREIIEEELRQRGMNTNKVLIRGGKTRRPRSKIAGLRNRRGWVVGAEITTRPPEADDRRVPGHWEGDLVIGAGGQSALLTLVERSSRFTLLKHLPDDHASSTVVGALQEMIASMPGKFSTITWDQGSEMASARKVIDPAECGIYFCDPHSPWQRPTNENTNGEIRRRFYPKGTDFREVTPEHVAWVQDELNDTPRLVLGAMTPYEKMNEVLTVATTQ; encoded by the coding sequence ATGACCAGCAGAGAACAACCCACAACCCAGGAGGCGGTCCGCCGAGTAGCCGACGGGCAGCGAGTAAAAGACGTAGCACTCGATCTTGGAATCCACCCATCCACGATCTACCTAGCGCTCAAGCGCCACGGCCTGCCCGTGGACAAGACCGCACCCCACCGCGTCCTGAACCCACAAACCAATCGGCACATCCCGAAAAACACCGAACACCCCACAACCACAGAAGCAGTCGCGAGGGTCAAACGCGGTGAACGAGTCAAAAACGTAGCGAAAGAACTAGGAATCCACCCATCCACGATCTACCTAGCGCTTAAGCGCCACAACCTACCGGTCGGTAAAAACGCACCCCACCGCGTCCTGAACCCACAAACCAATCGGCATATCCCTAACACCACGGAACGCCCTGCCACGACAGAAGCCGTTACTCGGGTCAACCGTGGTGAACGAGTGGTTACTGTGGCCAAGGAACTTGGGCTTCACCCGTCAACGATCTACACCGCGATCAAACGCCGCGAAGAAGTAACCGATACCCCCACACCACCAGGTAAGAAAGGAGAAGGTAATCACAGATGCAGCGACACACCCGCACCTACCACCACGACAACGCAATCACGGTGTACAACGACAGAAGTGCCTGATTCATCATGTTGTTCTAATGATTCTGTGTCGTCGCGTACTGCTGATCACGTTGTTGCTGATTTCAGTCTGGTTCCTGATACACGAGTAAAAACAGGCCGCGGGGTGCGGTTAAGCAGTACCGATCGGCTGGTGATCGCCCAAGGGATTAAAGAGGGGTTATCCACCCGGCAGATCGGGACAAAACTCGGCCGTCACCATAGTGTGATCGCACGAGAAATCAACCGTGGATCCACCACCTACCTAGATCCAGACACCCAAGAGATCAAGCAGTTGGTGTATAACCCACAAACCGCTCACTACCACGCCCAGCAACAAGCACGACGACCAAAGGAAAGGAAACTTGATCGCCCGGGCCGGTTACGGGATGTGGTGGTGGAGTATTTATTGCGATATTTTTCCCCGAAGCGTGTTGAACAACGCCTTCTTCTGGACTATCCCGATGATAAGAGCATGCATATTTCCCACGAGGCGATCTATCAAAGTTTGTATGTCCAAGGACGTGGTAGCTTGCGTGAGATCATTGAAGAAGAACTACGCCAACGCGGAATGAATACCAACAAGGTGTTAATCCGTGGTGGGAAAACCCGTCGCCCCCGGTCCAAGATCGCTGGGTTACGCAATAGGCGTGGCTGGGTTGTCGGTGCAGAAATCACCACGCGCCCACCTGAGGCTGATGATCGTCGGGTTCCAGGGCATTGGGAAGGTGATTTAGTGATCGGTGCAGGGGGTCAATCAGCGTTGTTGACACTGGTGGAGCGATCAAGTCGGTTTACGTTGTTAAAGCATTTACCTGATGATCATGCCTCGTCCACGGTTGTTGGTGCATTACAGGAAATGATTGCGTCGATGCCGGGGAAGTTTTCCACGATTACTTGGGATCAGGGATCGGAAATGGCTAGTGCTCGTAAAGTTATTGATCCTGCAGAATGTGGGATTTATTTTTGTGATCCTCATTCACCGTGGCAGCGTCCGACCAATGAGAATACAAATGGTGAGATCCGGCGGAGGTTTTATCCAAAGGGCACTGATTTCCGTGAGGTAACCCCGGAGCATGTCGCGTGGGTTCAAGATGAATTAAACGACACACCGAGGTTGGTGTTAGGCGCGATGACGCCGTATGAGAAAATGAATGAAGTATTAACTGTCGCAACCACCCAATGA
- a CDS encoding three-helix bundle dimerization domain-containing protein, with the protein MATKASQITTIRPAEQDALWSVREDLHARFDGLVDPARVDAILDSVAANRDAKITVFSKIFIAREATAALQQIAGNVNADLLDFIALNRGMAA; encoded by the coding sequence ATGGCTACTAAGGCTTCTCAGATCACCACGATTCGTCCAGCCGAGCAGGACGCTCTATGGAGTGTCCGCGAGGATCTCCACGCTCGCTTTGATGGCCTGGTCGATCCTGCCCGAGTAGACGCTATTTTGGACAGTGTCGCAGCAAACCGCGACGCCAAGATCACCGTCTTCAGCAAAATCTTCATCGCCCGCGAAGCAACCGCTGCACTTCAGCAGATCGCCGGCAACGTCAACGCCGACCTACTTGACTTCATTGCCCTCAACCGTGGCATGGCAGCTTAA
- a CDS encoding BCCT family transporter, translating to MSTTTNKDFPEPPEPIEEPNYPHDTHPGLVPGISVDDQRNKFGLDKIVFGITAVLVLAFIAWGISSPESVSSTSSTMFSWAMTNTAWLLNFVMLIGIGTMVYVAFSRYGRIKLGTDEDEPEFSRFSWIAMMFGAGIGVGIFFFGPSEPLWHYLSPPPHTVEGSTPESLHQALAQSHFHWGLSAWGLYALVGGALAYSSYRRGRVTLISSTFRSLFGEKTEGIAGRLIDIMAIIATLFGTAATLGLSAIQVGQGVQIISGASAMTNNILIVIIAILTVCFIISAVSGVSKGIRYLSNINISLTLGLILFVFITGPTLFLLNLIPSSVLEYGSQFLSMAGKSLSWGEETIEFQASWTAFYWAWWIAWTPFVGMFIARISRGRTLREFALITMAVPSFILILAFTIFGGAAISMNRENVAGFDGSSSKEQALFDMFSNLPLYSITPFILIFVLAVFFVTSADSASVVMGTMSSRGNPAPNKLIVVFWGLCMMGIAVVMLLAGGESALTGLQNLTILIAIPFALVLIFMAIAFIKDLSTDPAAIRHTYAKAAISNAVVRGLEEHGDDFELSIEPAEEGRGAGASFDSTADHITEWYQRTDEEGNDVDYDFSTGEWADGWTPNSAEDNTSDPDSDSKS from the coding sequence ATGTCCACCACTACTAACAAAGATTTTCCTGAACCACCCGAACCAATAGAAGAACCAAACTATCCTCACGACACACACCCAGGTCTTGTTCCTGGAATCTCTGTCGATGATCAACGTAATAAATTCGGACTCGACAAGATAGTTTTCGGAATCACAGCTGTTTTGGTTTTGGCGTTTATTGCCTGGGGTATTTCTAGCCCCGAATCTGTGTCATCGACGTCGTCGACCATGTTTAGTTGGGCCATGACCAACACCGCTTGGTTGCTTAACTTTGTCATGCTGATTGGCATTGGCACGATGGTTTACGTCGCCTTTTCTAGGTACGGCCGCATCAAGCTTGGAACCGATGAGGATGAACCTGAGTTTTCACGGTTCTCCTGGATCGCCATGATGTTCGGTGCCGGCATTGGTGTGGGTATCTTCTTCTTCGGCCCCTCTGAACCACTGTGGCATTATCTAAGCCCTCCTCCTCACACTGTTGAAGGATCAACCCCTGAGTCTTTGCATCAAGCACTTGCTCAATCCCACTTCCACTGGGGTCTGTCAGCGTGGGGTCTATATGCGCTGGTTGGTGGCGCTTTGGCCTATTCCAGCTATCGCCGTGGCCGAGTCACCCTGATCAGCTCGACCTTCCGTTCTCTATTTGGAGAGAAAACTGAAGGTATTGCAGGACGCCTCATTGACATCATGGCCATCATTGCCACCCTTTTTGGTACAGCCGCCACTTTAGGGTTGTCCGCCATTCAGGTGGGTCAGGGCGTACAAATTATCTCCGGCGCTTCGGCGATGACCAACAATATTCTCATTGTCATCATTGCGATTCTCACCGTATGTTTCATCATTTCAGCAGTATCAGGTGTGTCAAAGGGTATTCGTTATTTATCCAATATCAATATCTCTTTAACTCTCGGCCTCATTTTGTTTGTGTTCATCACCGGCCCAACCCTGTTCCTGCTCAATTTGATTCCATCAAGTGTGCTGGAATACGGAAGCCAATTCCTATCCATGGCTGGTAAATCCCTGTCCTGGGGTGAAGAAACCATCGAATTCCAGGCCAGCTGGACTGCCTTCTACTGGGCATGGTGGATTGCCTGGACCCCGTTCGTTGGCATGTTTATCGCCCGCATTTCCAGAGGCCGCACCCTACGCGAGTTCGCGTTAATCACCATGGCTGTTCCTTCATTCATTTTGATTCTGGCATTTACCATTTTTGGTGGCGCTGCAATTTCAATGAACCGCGAAAACGTAGCTGGATTTGATGGAAGTTCCTCGAAGGAACAGGCGCTGTTTGATATGTTCAGCAACCTTCCTCTATATTCCATCACCCCGTTCATTTTGATCTTTGTGCTGGCAGTCTTCTTTGTTACATCCGCCGACTCCGCTTCAGTGGTGATGGGCACGATGAGTTCTCGAGGAAACCCGGCACCAAATAAACTGATCGTAGTGTTCTGGGGTCTATGCATGATGGGTATTGCAGTAGTCATGCTCCTAGCAGGCGGTGAATCAGCACTGACCGGATTGCAAAACCTCACCATTTTGATCGCCATTCCATTTGCCCTGGTGTTGATCTTCATGGCCATTGCCTTTATTAAGGATCTATCCACTGACCCTGCTGCAATCCGCCACACTTACGCTAAGGCAGCAATTTCAAATGCGGTCGTTCGTGGTTTGGAAGAACACGGCGATGACTTTGAACTATCCATTGAACCTGCTGAAGAGGGACGCGGCGCTGGCGCTTCCTTTGACTCGACCGCTGACCACATTACTGAGTGGTATCAGCGCACAGATGAAGAAGGAAATGACGTCGATTATGACTTCTCCACCGGAGAATGGGCTGATGGTTGGACTCCAAATTCTGCAGAGGACAACACATCTGATCCAGACTCAGACAGCAAGAGTTAA